The following are from one region of the Salvia hispanica cultivar TCC Black 2014 chromosome 1, UniMelb_Shisp_WGS_1.0, whole genome shotgun sequence genome:
- the LOC125200638 gene encoding uncharacterized protein LOC125200638 isoform X1, which yields MGNPVRRAMVSSGWHLRRTNETMRLIITTFVGIIFGFVLGVSFPTLSLTKVNLSSNIFPSVDLTYIEDKYSGLSTQALLNVWSALKGRRGFSRKYNNTKIWVPNNPRGAERLPPGILVADSDLYTRRLWGAPGEDLIVKPRYLMTFTVGYDQKDNINAAVKKLTENFQVLLFHYDGRPSEWDEFEWSKRAIHVSVRKQTKWWYAKRFLHPDIVAPYDYIFIWDEDLGVENFNPEEYIKLVRKHGLDISQPGLSPDSGMTWEMTRRREDTEVHKEAEERPGWCTDPHQPPCAAFVEIMAPVFSRNAWRCVWHMIQVFLASPTFVPPNLLRFELTMLQNDLVHGWGLDFALRKCVEPAHEKIGVVDAQWIVHQTVPSLGNQGQEEEGKAPWEGVRERCKNEWTMFQDRWIEAEKVYFEAMGIDPPNSTIRY from the exons ATGGGTAACCCTGTACGGAGAGCCATGGTTTCTAG TGGCTGGCATTTGAGAAGAACAAATGAAACAATGAGGCTAATCATAACCACTTTTGTGGGGATTATATTTGGCTTTGTTTTAGGTGTTTCTTTTCCCACACTTTCATTGACTAAG GTTAACTTATCATCAAACATATTTCCTTCTGTTGATCTCACTTACATAGAGGACAAGTACTCGGGTCTCTCGACTCAAGCACTTTTAAATGTATGGTCGGCTCTTAAAGGAAGGAGAGGCTTCTCGCGCAAATACAACAACACTAAG ATCTGGGTTCCAAACAATCCTCGAGGTGCAGAGAGACTACCACCTGGCATTCTCGTTGCTGACTCTGACTTGTACACTCGTAGATTGTGGGGTGCTCCTGGCGAG GACCTAATTGTTAAGCCAAGATATCTCATGACCTTTACTGTTGGTTACGACCAGAAAGACAACATCAATGCTGCAGTAAAGAAG TTGACAGAGAACTTCCAAGTTCTGTTGTTTCACTATGATGGCCGGCCAAGCGAATGGGATGAATTCGAGTGGTCTAAAAGGGCTATACACGTGAGTGTGAGGAAGCAAACTAAATG GTGGTACGCGAAGAGATTCTTACATCCTGACATTGTGGCCCCGTACGACTATATCTTCATCTGGGACGAAGATCTTGGAGTTGAGAACTTCAACCCCGAGGA ATACATAAAGCTAGTGAGGAAGCATGGGCTAGATATTTCACAGCCTGGTTTATCCCCCGACAGTGGTATGACGTGGGAGATGACGAGAAGGCGAGAAGACACCGAAGTCCATAA GGAAGCGGAGGAAAGACCAGGCTGGTGCACGGACCCTCATCAGCCACCCTGTGCAGC TTTTGTCGAGATCATGGCCCCTGTTTTCTCCCGGAATGCATGGCGCTGCGTGTGGCATATGATCCAGGTATTTCTCGCGTCGCCCACATTCGTCCCTCCCAACTTATTACGATTTGAACTTACAATGCTGCAGAATGACTTGGTCCATGGATGGGGCCTTGATTTTGCTCTTAGAAAATGTGTAGAG CCTGCTCATGAGAAAATAGGAGTAGTGGATGCTCAGTGGATAGTGCATCAAACTGTTCCTTCACTTGGGAATCAG GGTCAAGAGGAGGAAGGCAAGGCGCCATGGGAGGGG GTGAGGGAGAGGTGTAAAAACGAGTGGACTATGTTTCAAGATCGGTGGATTGAAGCTGAGAAAGTATATTTTGAGGCCATGGGTATCGATCCTCCTAACTCCACGATT
- the LOC125200638 gene encoding uncharacterized protein LOC125200638 isoform X2, with product MGNPVRRAMVSSGWHLRRTNETMRLIITTFVGIIFGFVLGVSFPTLSLTKVNLSSNIFPSVDLTYIEDKYSGLSTQALLNVWSALKGRRGFSRKYNNTKIWVPNNPRGAERLPPGILVADSDLYTRRLWGAPGEDLIVKPRYLMTFTVGYDQKDNINAAVKKLTENFQVLLFHYDGRPSEWDEFEWSKRAIHVSVRKQTKWWYAKRFLHPDIVAPYDYIFIWDEDLGVENFNPEEYIKLVRKHGLDISQPGLSPDSGMTWEMTRRREDTEVHKEAEERPGWCTDPHQPPCAAFVEIMAPVFSRNAWRCVWHMIQNDLVHGWGLDFALRKCVEPAHEKIGVVDAQWIVHQTVPSLGNQGQEEEGKAPWEGVRERCKNEWTMFQDRWIEAEKVYFEAMGIDPPNSTIRY from the exons ATGGGTAACCCTGTACGGAGAGCCATGGTTTCTAG TGGCTGGCATTTGAGAAGAACAAATGAAACAATGAGGCTAATCATAACCACTTTTGTGGGGATTATATTTGGCTTTGTTTTAGGTGTTTCTTTTCCCACACTTTCATTGACTAAG GTTAACTTATCATCAAACATATTTCCTTCTGTTGATCTCACTTACATAGAGGACAAGTACTCGGGTCTCTCGACTCAAGCACTTTTAAATGTATGGTCGGCTCTTAAAGGAAGGAGAGGCTTCTCGCGCAAATACAACAACACTAAG ATCTGGGTTCCAAACAATCCTCGAGGTGCAGAGAGACTACCACCTGGCATTCTCGTTGCTGACTCTGACTTGTACACTCGTAGATTGTGGGGTGCTCCTGGCGAG GACCTAATTGTTAAGCCAAGATATCTCATGACCTTTACTGTTGGTTACGACCAGAAAGACAACATCAATGCTGCAGTAAAGAAG TTGACAGAGAACTTCCAAGTTCTGTTGTTTCACTATGATGGCCGGCCAAGCGAATGGGATGAATTCGAGTGGTCTAAAAGGGCTATACACGTGAGTGTGAGGAAGCAAACTAAATG GTGGTACGCGAAGAGATTCTTACATCCTGACATTGTGGCCCCGTACGACTATATCTTCATCTGGGACGAAGATCTTGGAGTTGAGAACTTCAACCCCGAGGA ATACATAAAGCTAGTGAGGAAGCATGGGCTAGATATTTCACAGCCTGGTTTATCCCCCGACAGTGGTATGACGTGGGAGATGACGAGAAGGCGAGAAGACACCGAAGTCCATAA GGAAGCGGAGGAAAGACCAGGCTGGTGCACGGACCCTCATCAGCCACCCTGTGCAGC TTTTGTCGAGATCATGGCCCCTGTTTTCTCCCGGAATGCATGGCGCTGCGTGTGGCATATGATCCAG AATGACTTGGTCCATGGATGGGGCCTTGATTTTGCTCTTAGAAAATGTGTAGAG CCTGCTCATGAGAAAATAGGAGTAGTGGATGCTCAGTGGATAGTGCATCAAACTGTTCCTTCACTTGGGAATCAG GGTCAAGAGGAGGAAGGCAAGGCGCCATGGGAGGGG GTGAGGGAGAGGTGTAAAAACGAGTGGACTATGTTTCAAGATCGGTGGATTGAAGCTGAGAAAGTATATTTTGAGGCCATGGGTATCGATCCTCCTAACTCCACGATT